A genomic segment from Marinitoga sp. 1197 encodes:
- the pstA gene encoding phosphate ABC transporter permease PstA — protein sequence MKKDLVFSYIFRFLSYLVFLTIVFIFLFVIFDGIKYFSVSFFLESPKNMMTDGGIFPAILGTFLLLFLTLLISVPIGVLTGIFLSEYGNNKFGRLLDIAITSLSGVPSIVFGLFGLALFSITLGFKTSLLSGALTLSVMALPIISSATREALNGVSNALRESAYALGAKKTEVIYKVVVPAAKSRIITAVLIGAGRVMGETAPVLLTAAVFYSTHLPKTLKDPVMTLPTHIYNIAMVYGESAQWMAKGTASLLMMIILIIYSIAFRIRRKMDE from the coding sequence ATGAAGAAAGATTTAGTATTTTCCTATATATTTAGGTTTTTAAGTTATTTAGTATTTCTTACAATAGTCTTTATATTTTTATTTGTAATATTTGATGGGATTAAATATTTTTCAGTATCTTTTTTTCTTGAATCTCCAAAAAATATGATGACAGATGGTGGAATATTTCCTGCGATTTTAGGAACTTTTTTACTTTTATTTTTAACACTTCTAATTTCTGTTCCAATAGGTGTTTTAACTGGTATTTTTTTATCTGAATATGGAAATAATAAATTTGGAAGATTATTAGATATAGCTATAACATCTTTATCTGGTGTACCTTCAATTGTGTTTGGTTTGTTTGGTTTAGCCTTGTTTTCAATTACTTTGGGTTTCAAAACATCACTTTTATCTGGAGCATTAACATTATCTGTTATGGCATTGCCAATTATATCTTCTGCCACAAGAGAAGCGTTAAACGGAGTTTCAAATGCATTAAGGGAGTCGGCTTATGCATTAGGAGCGAAAAAAACTGAAGTTATTTATAAAGTTGTAGTACCTGCAGCAAAATCAAGAATTATAACTGCTGTTTTGATTGGTGCAGGAAGAGTTATGGGAGAAACAGCTCCAGTGCTTTTAACTGCAGCGGTATTTTATTCAACGCATTTGCCAAAAACTTTAAAGGATCCGGTAATGACATTACCCACACATATTTACAATATAGCTATGGTATATGGTGAAAGTGCGCAATGGATGGCGAAAGGAACAGCTTCATTGTTAATGATGATAATTTTAATAATTTATTCTATTGCATTTAGAATAAGGAGGAAAATGGATGAATAA
- a CDS encoding dihydroorotate dehydrogenase has protein sequence MVKICGVNFKNPIIIASGPGGNGKELSEYINLNKLGGFTAKTVTPEKREGNPPPRIVNVKSGIINSIGLQNPGIEDFMKYDLPFLNKLNTNIILSIGGNNKKDYLELIEKLNNSKAAFFELNLSCPNVGKSGIALGTDEIEIFDLLKEAKKISKKPLFVKFGVETFLEELVYSAIKGGADGVTLINSPKGMKISIENKKPILKRGVGGFSGPAIKPIALATIFRIKRKFKNLPIIGMGGVFDYKDAIEFIMAGANLVGIGSGVMSDPEIPTRIIDKLEEYFKEKKYEEILSCALEGYYV, from the coding sequence ATGGTAAAAATATGTGGTGTTAATTTCAAAAATCCAATTATTATTGCCTCTGGGCCAGGAGGTAACGGAAAAGAATTATCGGAATATATAAATTTAAATAAATTAGGAGGATTTACCGCGAAAACGGTAACGCCTGAAAAGAGAGAAGGTAACCCACCACCAAGAATTGTAAATGTTAAATCTGGAATAATAAATTCAATAGGACTTCAGAACCCTGGAATAGAAGATTTCATGAAATATGATTTGCCATTTTTAAACAAATTAAATACAAATATAATACTCAGTATTGGTGGAAATAACAAAAAGGATTATCTTGAATTAATAGAAAAATTAAATAATTCAAAGGCGGCATTTTTTGAGTTAAATTTATCCTGTCCAAATGTTGGAAAAAGTGGAATCGCATTAGGAACAGATGAAATAGAGATTTTTGATCTCTTAAAAGAAGCAAAAAAAATATCAAAAAAACCATTGTTTGTAAAATTTGGTGTGGAAACATTTTTGGAAGAATTAGTATATTCTGCAATAAAAGGCGGAGCTGATGGTGTGACATTGATAAACTCACCAAAGGGAATGAAAATATCAATAGAAAACAAAAAACCAATATTAAAAAGAGGGGTTGGAGGATTTAGTGGTCCAGCTATAAAACCAATAGCTCTTGCAACTATATTTAGAATAAAAAGAAAGTTTAAAAATTTGCCAATTATTGGAATGGGAGGGGTATTTGATTATAAAGATGCGATAGAATTTATTATGGCAGGTGCTAATTTGGTTGGAATAGGTTCTGGAGTAATGAGTGATCCAGAAATACCTACAAGGATAATTGATAAATTAGAAGAGTATTTTAAAGAAAAAAAATATGAGGAAATATTATCTTGCGCCCTGGAGGGATATTATGTATAA
- the pstB gene encoding phosphate ABC transporter ATP-binding protein PstB, with the protein MNNVIIKKDDIIEVKNFNAWYGNKQALKDINIKFKRNRISAIIGPSGCGKSTLLRSINRMNDNISDYRISGEILFEDTNIYDKSLDITIYRKRVGMVFQKPVPFPMSIFENIAFGLKIHGMKNKNKIEEIVENSLKKAALWDEVKDELYKSAYELSGGQQQRLCIARAIAVDPEVILLDEPTSALDPIATQRIERLLEELSENYTIIIVTHNLAQAVRISDYLYFMYQGELIEGGLTSEIIKSPKNELTEDYLNGRIG; encoded by the coding sequence ATGAATAATGTTATTATAAAAAAAGATGATATAATAGAGGTAAAGAACTTTAATGCATGGTATGGAAATAAACAAGCTTTGAAAGATATTAATATAAAATTTAAAAGGAATAGAATAAGTGCAATTATAGGACCGTCTGGATGTGGAAAGTCTACATTATTAAGAAGTATAAATAGAATGAATGATAATATTTCAGATTACCGTATTTCAGGAGAAATATTGTTTGAAGACACCAATATATATGATAAAAGTTTAGATATTACTATATATAGAAAAAGGGTTGGTATGGTATTTCAAAAACCAGTTCCATTTCCAATGTCAATTTTTGAGAATATTGCTTTTGGATTAAAAATTCACGGTATGAAAAATAAAAATAAAATTGAAGAAATAGTTGAAAATTCTCTAAAAAAAGCAGCTTTATGGGATGAAGTAAAGGATGAATTGTATAAATCGGCTTATGAACTTTCTGGTGGTCAGCAACAGAGATTATGTATTGCAAGAGCCATTGCAGTTGATCCTGAAGTTATATTATTAGACGAACCAACCTCAGCTCTGGATCCAATTGCTACTCAAAGAATAGAAAGATTACTTGAAGAATTATCTGAAAATTATACAATTATTATTGTTACTCATAATCTGGCCCAGGCAGTAAGAATATCTGATTATTTGTATTTTATGTATCAGGGTGAATTGATTGAAGGAGGATTAACTTCTGAAATAATAAAATCACCTAAAAATGAATTAACAGAAGATTACTTAAATGGAAGAATAGGATAA
- a CDS encoding PstC family ABC transporter permease gives MREFKNRMNSILIKLTATIGIIALISIFIFIIKESIPALKEAGVGIFTTFDWYPTSEDAAYGILTMLFDSIILTVFTSLIVLPLGYIVAFFMYEYATPFEKRMIKSSIDLLSGVPSVIIGMFLIIYISPWMFEIGAWSPENMLLAAIGLTILSLPYSASLMQEALDSIDIELKESALALGSTKFTAGFKIVSRAAISGILNASILTINRIIGETMVVLMAAGGANMLPTSLLDPIRPLTAAIASEMGEVEIGSLHYSALFVSGLFLLSISFLLTLISKRISIKKF, from the coding sequence ATGCGAGAATTTAAAAATAGAATGAATTCTATTTTGATAAAGTTAACTGCAACTATAGGTATAATTGCTTTAATATCAATTTTTATATTCATAATCAAAGAATCCATACCAGCATTGAAAGAGGCTGGTGTGGGAATTTTTACCACTTTTGATTGGTATCCAACTTCTGAAGATGCAGCATATGGGATTCTTACAATGCTTTTTGATTCTATTATTTTAACAGTTTTTACTTCTTTGATTGTTTTGCCCCTTGGATATATAGTTGCTTTTTTTATGTATGAATATGCAACACCATTTGAAAAGAGAATGATAAAATCATCCATAGATTTATTATCTGGTGTTCCATCTGTAATTATTGGTATGTTTTTAATTATTTATATCTCCCCGTGGATGTTTGAAATAGGAGCATGGTCACCTGAGAATATGTTGCTTGCTGCTATAGGTCTTACAATATTATCTTTGCCGTATTCTGCTTCTTTGATGCAGGAAGCATTAGATTCTATTGATATTGAATTAAAAGAAAGTGCTCTCGCACTTGGTTCAACAAAATTTACTGCTGGTTTTAAAATTGTATCAAGAGCAGCCATTTCTGGGATTTTAAATGCATCTATTTTAACTATTAATAGAATTATAGGTGAAACTATGGTTGTTTTAATGGCAGCTGGAGGTGCAAATATGTTACCAACTTCATTACTTGATCCTATAAGGCCATTAACAGCTGCAATAGCAAGTGAAATGGGAGAAGTTGAAATAGGTAGTTTGCATTATTCAGCTTTATTTGTTTCTGGCTTATTTTTGCTCAGTATATCATTTTTATTAACATTAATATCTAAAAGAATTTCAATTAAAAAATTTTAA
- the pyrE gene encoding orotate phosphoribosyltransferase has translation MDILKLLKETNAILNGHFLLSSGLHSDTYIQCAQVLKFPEYAEILGIELSKKFIEKPDYIVSPALGGVIIGYEVARAFNIPFLFTERNKDGKMELRRNFYIEKNKKIIIIEDVITTGKSTLEVIESLKKYESNIIGVGCIVNRSEKNKLNDHTLETLVNVKAKTYNENECPMCKEGIEVYKPGSRK, from the coding sequence ATGGATATATTAAAACTTTTAAAAGAAACAAATGCTATTTTAAATGGGCATTTTTTGTTATCATCAGGTCTTCATTCGGATACATATATACAATGTGCTCAGGTATTAAAATTTCCAGAATATGCTGAAATTCTCGGTATAGAATTATCAAAAAAATTTATAGAAAAACCAGATTATATTGTTTCGCCTGCTCTTGGTGGAGTTATAATAGGATATGAAGTTGCTAGAGCATTTAATATACCTTTTTTATTCACAGAAAGAAATAAAGATGGAAAAATGGAATTAAGAAGAAATTTTTATATAGAAAAAAATAAAAAAATTATTATAATTGAAGATGTAATAACTACCGGAAAATCTACACTTGAAGTTATTGAATCATTAAAAAAATACGAATCAAATATTATTGGAGTTGGATGTATAGTCAATAGAAGTGAAAAAAATAAATTAAATGATCACACATTAGAAACATTAGTAAATGTAAAAGCTAAAACTTATAATGAGAATGAATGTCCAATGTGTAAAGAGGGTATAGAAGTGTATAAGCCAGGTAGCAGAAAATAA
- a CDS encoding response regulator transcription factor, whose product MSSILIVEDDSDIKDILKTYLEIERYELFEVDSINEMTKFLNSNKVDIILLDIMLPDGDSVDILPYIRSKNKNTGIIIISAKNTDRDKIFGIESGADDYITKPFNPREVVARVRALLKRLKNEDEKLQFEDLEIYSNNYTVKYKGKIIDLTAKEFEILYLLAKNNNKIFSRNEIIESIWYDNEYITDRVVDVHISMIRSKIGKNWIKTIRNMGYKFNKKVTD is encoded by the coding sequence ATGTCATCTATTCTTATTGTTGAGGATGATTCTGATATTAAGGATATATTAAAAACCTATCTTGAAATAGAAAGATATGAATTATTTGAAGTTGATTCGATAAATGAAATGACTAAATTTTTAAATTCTAATAAGGTTGATATTATATTACTTGATATAATGTTACCGGATGGTGATTCAGTTGATATATTACCTTATATCAGATCAAAAAATAAAAATACAGGAATTATAATAATTTCTGCAAAAAATACAGATAGAGATAAAATTTTTGGAATTGAAAGCGGAGCTGATGATTATATTACAAAGCCATTCAATCCCAGAGAAGTTGTTGCAAGGGTTAGAGCATTATTGAAGCGGTTAAAAAATGAAGATGAAAAATTACAATTTGAAGATCTGGAAATCTATTCTAATAATTATACTGTGAAATACAAAGGTAAGATTATTGATTTAACAGCAAAAGAATTTGAAATATTATATTTATTAGCTAAAAACAATAATAAAATATTTTCGAGAAATGAGATTATAGAAAGTATATGGTATGACAATGAATATATTACGGATCGTGTTGTTGATGTTCACATTAGTATGATACGCTCTAAAATAGGCAAAAACTGGATAAAAACTATTAGAAATATGGGGTATAAATTTAATAAAAAAGTTACAGATTAG
- a CDS encoding bifunctional aspartate carbamoyltransferase catalytic subunit/aspartate carbamoyltransferase regulatory subunit, producing the protein MENSVVLKNDFLGRSLAVINDFTVDEQLFLYNQTYRLKQKWLNKEDLSEFMINKNVGIYIVFIEPSTRTKESFINAAKFHKKARVTIFDSNHSSFNKKESYVDTFNMLTGYSDYSIFIVRTKLEGTCRLLERSVSQFALRNNLPIPSFINAGDGKHEHPTQELLDEFTFLEKKNFDNSFIHIALVGDLLHGRTVHSKINGLKIFKSVKVDLIAPEEISMPFHYIEKMKNNGFEVRIFESIEKYLKQKDIADIWYFTRLQLERMGEDILEKEFILRNSVTFRKDFLSLLPHQVKFYHPLPRHKIYPTIPTFLDKLPLNGWEKQAINGYWTRIILLSMFGGALKADFNTSIKTEMLNEPKIDDEKFIVNAEVKNGNKGVQKEGKRGIKPIKNGTVIDHIAKGKEPEEIYLTIMKIRKIMKFFDIDSADGIFKSEDGNFKGYISLPDRYLTKKEIKKLSAISPNITVNIIKNSRVIEKYRIKLPPKVYGFEELRCKNENCITNPIYGENVKGSFIKDEKGQLICEYCETPHDYNEIWDI; encoded by the coding sequence TTGGAAAATTCAGTGGTGTTAAAAAATGATTTTCTTGGAAGGTCCCTTGCGGTTATAAATGACTTTACAGTTGATGAGCAACTTTTTTTGTATAATCAGACCTATCGTTTAAAACAAAAATGGCTTAACAAGGAAGATTTATCTGAGTTTATGATTAACAAAAATGTCGGTATTTATATTGTCTTTATTGAACCAAGCACAAGAACCAAAGAATCCTTCATCAATGCTGCAAAATTCCACAAAAAAGCTAGAGTTACAATCTTCGATTCAAATCATTCCTCTTTTAATAAAAAAGAAAGTTATGTTGATACATTTAATATGCTAACTGGCTATAGTGATTATTCGATTTTCATTGTTAGAACAAAATTAGAAGGTACGTGTAGATTACTTGAAAGATCCGTTTCTCAATTTGCTCTCAGAAATAACCTTCCTATTCCTTCTTTTATTAATGCTGGAGATGGTAAACACGAACACCCTACACAGGAACTTCTTGATGAATTTACTTTCCTTGAAAAAAAGAATTTTGATAACTCTTTTATCCATATAGCCCTTGTTGGTGATTTGCTTCATGGAAGAACTGTCCACTCAAAAATCAATGGTTTGAAAATTTTTAAAAGTGTTAAAGTAGATTTAATTGCACCAGAAGAAATTTCAATGCCTTTTCATTATATAGAAAAAATGAAGAACAACGGCTTTGAAGTTAGAATATTTGAATCTATAGAAAAATATTTAAAACAGAAGGATATTGCAGATATATGGTATTTTACCAGACTTCAATTAGAAAGAATGGGTGAAGATATTTTAGAAAAAGAATTTATATTAAGAAATTCAGTTACTTTCAGAAAAGACTTTCTATCTCTACTTCCACACCAGGTAAAGTTTTATCATCCTCTTCCAAGACACAAAATATACCCCACAATTCCTACCTTTCTTGATAAATTACCTTTAAATGGTTGGGAAAAACAAGCTATTAATGGATATTGGACAAGAATTATATTATTATCAATGTTTGGTGGTGCGTTAAAAGCGGATTTTAACACTTCTATAAAAACGGAAATGCTTAATGAACCAAAAATAGATGATGAAAAATTCATAGTAAATGCGGAAGTGAAAAATGGAAATAAAGGAGTTCAAAAAGAAGGAAAAAGAGGTATTAAACCAATTAAAAATGGAACTGTTATAGATCATATTGCAAAAGGGAAAGAACCTGAAGAGATTTATTTAACAATTATGAAAATAAGAAAAATAATGAAATTTTTTGATATAGATAGTGCAGATGGGATTTTCAAATCAGAAGATGGAAATTTTAAAGGATATATAAGTCTTCCTGATAGGTATTTAACCAAAAAAGAGATTAAAAAATTATCGGCTATTTCGCCTAATATAACTGTTAATATAATAAAAAATTCAAGGGTAATAGAAAAATATAGAATAAAACTACCACCAAAAGTATATGGATTTGAAGAATTAAGATGTAAAAACGAAAATTGTATAACAAATCCTATTTATGGTGAAAATGTTAAAGGTTCATTCATAAAAGATGAAAAAGGACAATTGATATGCGAATATTGTGAGACACCACACGATTATAATGAAATATGGGATATTTAA
- the pyrF gene encoding orotidine-5'-phosphate decarboxylase — protein MYKKYIERRKKINSVLFVGLDSDEKRIKGDILEFNKKIIDQTNDLICGYKINIAFYEKLGPIGMEILEKTINYIQNDPEIPIILDAKRGDIGNTAKAYAEYYFKKLKVDSLTINPLMGIDTLEPYLEYENSHVFSLALTSNKGAYDFEIPDELYLKITKKMNELNKEYLNKIGIVVGATNSEYIKNIISISENMLFLIPGIGTQGGNIKKLFENLNGYENIVINISRAIIFDENPKVKTIEFNEKINKWR, from the coding sequence ATGTATAAAAAATATATAGAAAGAAGAAAAAAAATAAATTCTGTATTATTTGTTGGATTGGATAGCGATGAAAAAAGGATAAAAGGAGACATTTTAGAATTTAATAAAAAAATTATTGATCAAACGAATGATTTAATATGTGGATATAAAATAAATATAGCGTTTTATGAAAAATTAGGTCCAATTGGAATGGAAATTCTGGAAAAAACAATAAATTATATACAAAATGATCCTGAAATACCAATTATATTGGATGCTAAAAGAGGGGATATTGGAAATACAGCAAAAGCATATGCAGAATATTATTTTAAAAAATTAAAAGTTGATTCATTAACAATAAATCCGTTAATGGGAATAGATACATTAGAACCATATTTGGAGTATGAAAATTCACATGTTTTTTCACTTGCGTTAACTTCAAATAAAGGGGCATATGATTTTGAAATTCCAGATGAATTATATTTGAAAATAACAAAAAAAATGAATGAATTAAATAAAGAATATTTAAATAAAATAGGTATAGTTGTTGGCGCAACTAATTCAGAATATATAAAAAATATTATTTCAATATCAGAAAATATGTTATTTTTAATTCCGGGAATAGGTACTCAAGGTGGCAATATCAAAAAATTATTTGAAAATTTAAACGGATATGAGAATATAGTAATTAACATATCAAGAGCTATAATTTTTGATGAAAACCCCAAAGTTAAAACAATAGAATTTAATGAAAAAATTAATAAATGGAGGTAA
- the phoU gene encoding phosphate signaling complex protein PhoU: MQNVHHFENEILVLKADISKMLSLVLDSFNIAIEALENNNESKAKQVINLDDKIDDINRKIEDEVYQIIARYNPLAKELRYIITMIKFSNNLERIGDLSCNIAQKVFYFKDNGIRASLNEDMMKMIGLSLEMLKEVFKAFNERNTELAIEIWKKDNIIDELEIQIRKDILIDFKKDIIDEKSIIPYALIARDIERVSDQVTNLCEEIVYIEKGEKITNFL, from the coding sequence ATGCAAAATGTACATCACTTTGAAAATGAAATTTTAGTATTAAAAGCAGATATATCAAAAATGTTATCTTTAGTTCTGGATTCATTTAATATAGCAATTGAAGCTTTAGAAAACAATAATGAATCAAAAGCTAAGCAGGTTATAAATCTTGATGATAAGATTGATGATATAAATAGAAAAATTGAAGATGAAGTTTATCAGATCATTGCCCGTTATAATCCATTAGCAAAAGAATTGAGATATATTATTACTATGATTAAATTTTCAAATAATCTTGAAAGAATTGGTGATTTATCCTGTAATATTGCTCAAAAGGTTTTTTATTTTAAAGATAATGGAATAAGAGCCTCTTTAAATGAAGATATGATGAAGATGATCGGGTTATCACTTGAAATGTTGAAAGAAGTTTTTAAAGCTTTTAATGAAAGAAATACAGAACTTGCCATAGAAATTTGGAAAAAAGATAATATAATAGATGAATTGGAAATTCAGATAAGAAAAGATATATTGATAGATTTTAAAAAGGATATAATAGATGAAAAATCTATTATACCTTATGCATTGATTGCAAGGGATATTGAAAGAGTTTCAGATCAGGTGACGAACCTTTGTGAAGAGATAGTGTATATTGAAAAAGGAGAAAAAATAACCAATTTTTTATAA
- a CDS encoding iron-sulfur cluster-binding protein has translation MKAIIRENRNTENYILLTVETEKRIDIEPGQFVMIKSECFDFSKPFSVIYQENNIIKFLIAVVGEMTSRIKNLKTNDEIEIRGPYGTPFIEKIEKNKKYVLLGGDCGSAPLIHFSEKYPEFVKGKIYGFSTNEIKKIIDLEGLHIDEEKNINMIEYAKQLNITDKDYLLICGSLDMIKATQNEFKNNRIYASLEARMACGIGMCKGCPIRTKNGIKMICKDGPIFDLSEVQLEW, from the coding sequence ATGAAAGCTATAATAAGAGAAAATAGGAATACAGAAAATTATATATTGTTAACTGTAGAAACAGAAAAAAGAATAGACATAGAACCCGGTCAATTTGTAATGATAAAGTCAGAATGTTTTGATTTTTCAAAGCCGTTTTCAGTAATATATCAGGAAAATAATATAATAAAATTTTTAATAGCTGTAGTTGGTGAAATGACTTCAAGAATAAAGAATTTAAAAACAAATGATGAAATAGAAATAAGAGGCCCTTATGGAACTCCATTTATAGAAAAAATAGAAAAAAATAAAAAATATGTATTACTTGGAGGAGACTGCGGTTCAGCACCACTTATACATTTTTCAGAGAAATATCCAGAATTTGTAAAGGGTAAAATATATGGTTTTTCAACAAATGAAATAAAAAAAATAATTGATTTAGAAGGGTTGCACATAGATGAAGAAAAAAATATAAATATGATTGAATATGCTAAGCAGTTAAATATTACAGATAAAGATTATTTATTGATTTGTGGCAGTTTAGATATGATTAAAGCTACACAAAATGAATTTAAAAATAATAGAATATACGCATCTTTAGAAGCGAGAATGGCATGTGGAATTGGTATGTGTAAGGGCTGTCCAATAAGAACGAAAAATGGAATAAAGATGATATGTAAAGATGGGCCGATTTTTGATTTAAGTGAGGTGCAACTTGAATGGTAA
- a CDS encoding sensor histidine kinase: protein MKFQTLDYIDEAYIILDKIKVKRANMKAKDYGFNENSDIINIMTFNEIDEFIKSIINSKDFNINSTVYFFHGKSKYLSIKYFSKEQVLILKDRTEQELLKKVKADFITSLSHEIRTPLSVAKGNIYILDDFIKEVNLKKNISKVKESLNKIERILDQLTLLSMAEFGSYVLKYDIFDPGKIFSDVISDLENKITNKKIKINFISNVDYLKGDSFVIYTILRNLTSNAIKYSHENSTVKIIINKEKIVVEDNGIGIRDNEKDRIFERFYRGYDAKKYARGSGLGLSIVKYLCELAGYKIDFESKWQVGTKFTVYLT, encoded by the coding sequence ATGAAATTTCAAACATTGGATTATATTGATGAGGCTTATATAATTTTGGATAAAATTAAAGTAAAACGTGCTAATATGAAAGCTAAAGATTATGGATTTAATGAAAACAGTGATATTATAAATATAATGACATTTAATGAAATAGATGAATTTATAAAATCTATTATTAATTCAAAGGATTTTAATATTAATTCAACAGTATATTTTTTCCATGGAAAAAGCAAATATCTTTCTATTAAATATTTTTCAAAAGAACAGGTTCTCATATTAAAAGATAGAACTGAACAGGAACTTTTAAAAAAAGTCAAAGCAGATTTTATAACTTCTTTATCTCATGAAATAAGAACACCTTTATCTGTTGCAAAAGGGAATATTTATATACTCGATGATTTTATAAAAGAAGTTAATTTGAAAAAAAACATATCTAAAGTAAAAGAATCCTTAAATAAAATAGAAAGAATACTGGACCAACTTACATTATTATCCATGGCAGAATTTGGTAGTTATGTGCTAAAATATGATATATTTGATCCCGGAAAAATTTTCAGTGATGTTATAAGTGATCTTGAAAATAAAATAACGAATAAAAAAATAAAAATAAATTTTATATCTAATGTAGATTATTTAAAAGGTGATTCTTTTGTAATATACACAATTTTAAGAAATTTAACTTCAAATGCCATAAAATATTCACATGAAAATTCAACAGTAAAAATTATAATAAATAAAGAAAAAATAGTTGTTGAAGATAATGGTATCGGAATAAGAGATAATGAGAAGGATAGAATATTTGAAAGATTTTATAGAGGATATGATGCAAAGAAGTATGCCAGAGGTTCCGGACTTGGTTTATCCATTGTGAAATATTTATGTGAGTTAGCTGGATATAAAATAGATTTTGAATCAAAATGGCAGGTTGGAACTAAGTTTACAGTTTACCTTACATGA
- a CDS encoding dihydroorotase, with protein MSIMIKNAEIISHSTNGRFNIYIENGRIIEITKNQKKAKVTKVIDANGYVIIPGIIDMHTHLRDPGFEYKETIETGLKAAIHGGVTTLGVMPNTKPSLDNLESLQYIEEKSRKTNLSKIIPIPAITKKREGKIINDLKKFSKYGYRFFSDDGDPVWDDEIMLKALQITKEFNGIIINHCEDKRFLGKEIFESLMVARDIELSKFSNSHVHIAHISTSNTLDLIKYAKTEDLKVSCEITFHHLLLEKEKNNTLKKINPPLPDKDTQKYLINNLDYIDIIVSDHAPHTLKEKNKDYENAPNGISGLDIFLPAIYTLSKKHKIDFKYLIEKTTYNPSKNFKLSKIGDIKEGYSADLVIFNPKEEWDKIIYSKGKNMPYKQLYGKVLLTMIDGKIKYNERGF; from the coding sequence ATGAGTATTATGATAAAAAATGCTGAAATAATATCACATTCTACAAATGGAAGATTTAATATATATATAGAAAATGGAAGAATAATTGAAATTACAAAAAATCAAAAGAAAGCTAAAGTAACTAAAGTAATTGATGCAAATGGATACGTAATTATACCAGGAATAATAGATATGCATACACATTTAAGAGATCCCGGTTTTGAATATAAAGAAACTATAGAGACAGGTCTTAAAGCAGCAATTCATGGAGGAGTTACAACATTAGGAGTAATGCCTAACACAAAACCATCTCTTGATAATTTGGAAAGCCTTCAATATATAGAAGAAAAAAGTCGAAAAACAAATCTTTCAAAAATTATTCCTATTCCTGCAATTACAAAAAAAAGAGAAGGAAAAATAATAAATGATTTAAAAAAATTTAGTAAATATGGATATAGATTTTTCTCAGACGATGGTGATCCAGTTTGGGATGATGAAATAATGTTAAAAGCTTTGCAAATTACAAAAGAATTTAATGGAATTATAATAAATCATTGTGAAGATAAGAGATTTTTGGGAAAAGAGATATTTGAATCATTGATGGTTGCAAGAGATATAGAATTATCAAAGTTTTCTAATTCTCATGTTCATATTGCTCACATATCAACATCAAATACACTTGATTTAATAAAATATGCAAAAACAGAAGATTTAAAAGTAAGTTGTGAAATAACCTTTCATCATCTTTTGTTAGAAAAGGAGAAAAACAATACATTAAAAAAAATAAATCCTCCATTACCAGACAAAGATACTCAAAAATATTTGATAAATAATCTTGATTATATTGATATTATTGTAAGTGATCATGCTCCACATACATTAAAGGAAAAGAATAAAGATTATGAAAACGCTCCTAATGGAATCTCAGGATTAGACATCTTTTTACCTGCTATTTATACTCTTTCAAAAAAACATAAAATAGATTTCAAATATTTAATAGAAAAAACAACTTATAACCCTTCGAAAAATTTTAAATTATCAAAAATTGGGGATATAAAAGAAGGATATTCTGCAGATTTAGTTATTTTTAATCCAAAAGAAGAATGGGATAAAATAATATATTCAAAAGGTAAAAATATGCCCTATAAACAATTATATGGAAAAGTATTATTGACAATGATTGATGGGAAAATTAAATATAATGAAAGGGGATTTTAA